A part of Osmerus mordax isolate fOsmMor3 chromosome 10, fOsmMor3.pri, whole genome shotgun sequence genomic DNA contains:
- the LOC136950661 gene encoding LOW QUALITY PROTEIN: ataxin-2-like protein (The sequence of the model RefSeq protein was modified relative to this genomic sequence to represent the inferred CDS: inserted 2 bases in 1 codon) — protein MLKQQQPGSGGRKTSNGTSGPSSMSSTASGINSNNRTPMGRSRTSVKPPFQSSPVFEGVYNNARMLHFLTAVVGSTCDVTVKNGSVYEGIFKTLSSKCELAVDAVHKRGGEEAPAQAPPRREDITDTMIFSPSDLVTMICRDVDLNFATRDSFTDTSISGSRVNGEHREKVLQRWEGGEHNGETFDLENDASNGWDASEMFRFNEVNYGVKSTYDSSLSMYTVPLERGSTEGFRQREARAARLASEIESSPQYRQRVSLENEEGKSEEDKYSAVPREERERGRESPGVVSREGKYVPLPQRAREMGVPGSVRGDRGERGDRGERGDRGPGGPPSHNRMSVGYRSSGPPASPRPPPASGPQPXPPSERSSPLPGRGYGPHLPQGSPSPGPASPPAPHSHAPPHAHSDTGRPVNGVSSRTSPKAQRPQASRTGRSSNPPAHSTASRSPRSTSSQDSLPYLDTSSVSMPAHKTSGPAPSFTADVNEILSEAAKERSAESPGTEDKTSTAPSVQQRSQIEELRKFGKEFRLQPSGGGASASVVPPTDPALPGPSKPSPSDPSPPPDPKLPPASSPSLPPPSQDASPGAGPGPDRQSPGMPQPARTPGSEEARQETEERGEGVTEQVKKSTLNPNAKEFNPVKLPMPLSKPSSAPTPPRPTPPSPSVMLQHPGGQGPIYNTPYLSYVSQIHSVQPPQMYQYMSTVNQGKYPRAKGSVVAQRPDHGPSAPPMLQAAASAAGSPLVASPFQQPYLQYSPQYSQQQLLQSMTPYPGQMYSMLQGGARMLSQGGGHPQTMGPPGAPQFPVQGEGPPGPQQGLYAPQSFSHHSGPVHQPQPSSTPTGNQPPPQHTAPSPGQNAQSGPQPQPLYHSGPLTAPNPSSMPQGHTSPQASYPLQGYSLHGHQGIPHSYPLGQLAQAHVQGGMPGPHQAHGHPQVVMLQPPPQGHGSVPQHPQQGPHQHFYIPQAMQVQHPSPFHPPGN, from the exons ATGTTGAAACAACAACAGCCCGGCTCTGGCGGACGGAAAACATCTAACGGAACCTCTGGCCCTTCAAGTATGTCTTCCACGGCCAGTGGGatcaacagcaacaacagaaCACCGATGGGGAG GAGCAGAACCTCTGTGAAGCCCCCCTTCCAGTCCTCTCCC gtgttCGAGGGTGTGTACAACAATGCCAGGATGCTGCACTTCCTCACAGCCGTGGTG GGTTCTACCTGTGATGTCACAGTAAAGAATGGCAGTGTGTATGAGGGCATCTTCAAGACTCTCAGCTCAAAG TGTGAGCTGGCAGTGGATGCTGTCCACAagcgtgggggggaggaggccccCGCCCAGGCCCCCCCTCGGAGAGAGGACATCACAGACACCATGATCTTCAGCCCCTCAGACCTGGTCACCATGATCTGCAGAGACGTGGACCTCAACTTTGCCACCAGAG actcgtTCACAGACACCAGCATCAGTGGCAGCAGGGTGAACGGGGAGCACAGGGAGAAGGTGTTGCAgcgctgggagggaggagagcacaaCGGAGAGACCTTCGACCTGGAGAACGATGCT tCCAACGGCTGGGACGCCAGTGAGATGTTCCGCTTTAACGAGGTCAACTACGGAGTCAAGTCCACCTACGACTCCAGCCTGTCTATGTAcac tGTACCTCTGGAGCGGGGCAGCACGGAGGGCTTCAGGCAGCGGGAGGCGCGCGCCGCACGCCTGGCCAGTGAGATCGAGTCCAGCCCCCAGTACCGCCAGCGCGTGTCTCTGGAgaacgaggaggggaagagCGAGGAGGACAAGTATAGCGCTGTGCcacgggaggagagggagagggggagggagagcccaGGCGTGGTcagcag GGAGGGCAAGTATGTGCCCCTCCcccagagagcgagggagatggGCGTTCCAGGCAGcgtgagaggagacaggggagagagaggagacaggggggagagaggagacaggggccCTGGCGGGCCTCCCTCACACAACCGTATGAGTGTGGGCTACCGCTCCAGCGGCCCGCCGGCCTCCCCCAGACCGCCTCCAGCCTCcggcccccaacc ccccccctcagagcgCAGCAGCCCTCTGCCTGGCCGAGGCTAcggcccccacctcccccagggcagccccagccccggcccagcctccccccccgccccacacagcCACGCCCCGCCGCACGCACACTCGGACACGGGAAGACCAGTCAACGGAG TGTCGTCCAGGACCTCCCCCAAGGCCCAGAGGCCCCAGGCCAGCAGGACGGGCCGCTCCTCCAACCCTCCCGCCCACTCCACAG ctTCCCGTTCTCCCAGGTCCACCTCGTCCCAGGATTCTTTGCCCTACCTGGACACGTCCTCCGTCTCCATGCCCGCCCACAAAACCTCAGGCCCTGCCCCTTCCTTCACTGCAGACG TGAACGAGATCCTGAGTGAGGCTGCCAAGGAGAGATCAGCAGAAAGCCCTGGCACAGAGGACAAGACCAGCACtg ctccatCAGTCCAACAGAGGTCTCAGATAGAAGAACTGCGCAAATTCGGAAAAGAGTTCAGG ttgCAGCCAAGTGGAGGCGGAGCTAGTGCGTCCGTAGTCCCACCCACAGACCCGGCCCTGCCCGGCCCCTCCAAGCCCTCCCCctcagacccctccccccctcctgatCCCAAGCtgccccccgcctcctccccctccctgccccccccctcccaggacgCCTCCCCCGGTGCTGGGCCCGGGCCTGACAGGCAGTCTCCAGGGATGCCCCAGCCTGCCAGGACCCCAGGAAGTGAGGAAgccagacaggaaacagaggagCGGGGCGAGGGTGTGACTGA gCAGGTGAAGAAGTCCACCCTGAACCCCAACGCCAAGGAGTTCAACCCCGTCAAACTCCCCATGCCTCTG tctaaGCCAAGCtcggcccccacccctcctagaccgaccccccccagcccctcggtAATGCTGCAGCATCCTGGAGGACAAGGCCCCATCTACAACACCCCCTACCTCTCCTACGTGTCCCAGATCCACTCAGTACAG cccccacaGATGTACCAGTACATGTCTACAGTCAACCAGGGCAAATACCCCCGAGCCAAAG GCTCCGTGGTGGCCCAGCGCCCCGACCACGGGCCCTCGGCCCCCCCAATgctgcaggctgcagcctcAGCCGCCGGCTCCCCCCTCGTGGCCTCCCCCTTCCAACAGCCCTACCTGCAGTACAGCCCCCAGTACAGCcagcagcagctgctgcagAGCATGACCCCCTACCCCGGACag atgTACTCCATGCTGCAAGGGGGAGCCAGGATGCTGAGCCAGGGTGGGGGCCACCCCCAGACCATGGGCCCCCCAGGGGCCCCCCAGTTCCCAGTCCAGGGTGAGGGCCCCCCTGGCCCACAGCAGGGCCTCTATG ccccccagtcctTCTCCCATCACAGTGGGCCGGtgcaccagccccagccctccagcacccccacgggcaaccagccccccccccagcacacagcccccagccctgggcag aatgCCCAGTCaggcccccagcctcagcctctgtACCACTCGGGGCCCTTGACAGCCCCCAACCCCTCCAGCATGCCCCAGGGCCACAcctccccccaggcctcctACCCCCTGCAGGGCTACAGCCTCCATGGACACCAGGGCATCCCCCACTCATACCCCCTGGGGCAACTAGCACAG gccCACGTCCAGGGGGGCATGCCAGGCCCCCACCAGGCCCACGGCCACCCCCAGGTGGTGATGCTGCAGCCCCCTCCCCAGGGGCATGGCTCTGTgccccagcaccctcagcagGGCCCCCACCAACACTTCTACATCCCCCAGG CCATGCAGGTACAACACCCTTCCCCCTTCCATCCTCCTGGAAACTAG
- the LOC136950068 gene encoding LOW QUALITY PROTEIN: double C2-like domain-containing protein alpha (The sequence of the model RefSeq protein was modified relative to this genomic sequence to represent the inferred CDS: inserted 1 base in 1 codon; deleted 1 base in 1 codon) yields the protein MNQDEGSVSVCDEDKLTHNEFIGESRVALRRIKPDQTKHYNICLEHPPPLPSPXAMSAALRGISCYLREWETEQQRSMEERGRLLLSLQFLPPPEEGDVKDKEHARGGLCVGVRRCAHLAAMDVNGFSDPYVKTYLKPDVQKKSKHKTVVIKKTLNPEFNEEFFYEISFTELSSKTLEVTVWDYDLGKSNDFIGGVSLGCHSQGDALQHWIDCLKNKGQRVERWHTLTNELPGSSLQE from the exons ATGAATCAGGATGAGGGA AGTGTCTCGGTGTGTGATGAGGACAAGCTGACCCATAATGAGTTCATC GGGGAGTCCAGGGTGGCACTGCGACGCATCAAACCTGACCAGACCAAACACTACAACATCTGTTTGGAGCACCCGCCCCCg cTTCCGTCTC TCGCCATGAGTGCAGCCCTGAGAGGAATCTCCTGCTACCTGAGAGAG tggGAGACTGAGCAGCAGCGGAGCATGGAAGAGAGGGGCCGGCTGCTGCTGTCCCTGCAGTTCCTCCCCCCACCAGAGGAGGGCGATGTGAAGGATAAGGAGCACGCCCgcggggggctgtgtgtgggcgtgcggCGCTGCGCTCACCTGGCTGCCATGGACGTCAACGGCTTCTCTGACCCCTACGTCAAGAC gtaTCTCAAGCCAGACGTGCAGAAGAAATCCAAGCACAAAACAGTCGTCATAAAGAAGACCCTCAACCCAGAATTCAACGAG GAGTTCTTCTACGAGATCTCCTTTACAGAGCTGTCCTCCAAGACCCTGGAGGTCACCGTCTGGGACTACGACCTTGGGAAGTCCAACGACTTCATCG GGGGCGTGTCCTTGGGCTGTCACTCCCAGGGAGATGCGTTGCAGCATTGGATAGACTGCCTGAAGAACAAGGGCCAGAGGGTGGAGCGATGGCACACACTGACCAATGAGCTGCCTGGATCCTCCCTCCAGGAATAA
- the adprh gene encoding ADP-ribosylarginine hydrolase, protein MDRPASLQHYKAAMLLSGAGDALGYRNQLWEYNESGPAIHQELKKLGGLNNITVKLPDWPVSDDTVLHLATAEALATGKEGEELLQEVAAGYVEAMKDMEGRKPGPSSILGVSQLRPGSAGGYRVPYNPEGTGCGAAMRSMCIGLRYPNPEQLSTLVAVAVETGRMTHPHPTGFLGAVASALFTSYAAQRRPITTWGRGLVKEACPIARSLVRSQGFAVKETERDWSYFSEKWEWYLQQRGLAEGVGPVLWPAPYGPTERDVAYKSFSLSGWAGRSGHDAPMIALDALLGAGPDWEELMGRAGFHGGDSDSTAVIACCCWGLLYGTEGVAPSNHLQLEYRDRLEHSADILYTLSH, encoded by the exons ATGGACAG accagcctccctccagcactACAAGGCCGCCATGTTGCTGAGCGGGGCGGGAGACGCCTTGGGCTACCGGAACCAGCTGTGGGAGTATAACGAGTCTGGGCCAGCCATTCACCAG GAGTTGAAGAAGCTGGGCGGACTGAACAACATCACAGTGAAGCTACCTGATTGGCCAGTCAGTGATGACACCGTGTTGCACCTGGCTACAGCAGAGGCACTAGCTACAG ggaaggaaggggaggagcttcTACAGGAAGTAGCGGCTGGCTACGTGGAGGCCATGAAGGACATGGAGGGCAGGAAGCCAGGGCCCTCCAGCATTTTAG gGGTGTCCCAGCTGAGGCCGGGCTCTGCCGGGGGGTACCGGGTCCCCTACAACCCCGAAGGGACGGGCTGCGGAGCTGCAATGAGGTCCATGTGCATCGGGCTGAG GTACCCGAACCCAGAGCAGCTCTCCACGCTGGTCGCCGTTGccgtggagacagggaggatgacCCACCCTCATCCCACTGGTTTCCTAGGCGCCGTGGCTTCAGCCCTTTTCACCTCATACGCCGCCCAGAGACGGCCAATCACCACCTGGGGGCGTGGCCTGGTCAAGGAAGCCTGTCCAATCGCCAGGAGCTTGGTTCGGTCGCAGGGCTTCGCTGtcaaggagacggagagagactggagcTACTTCTCTGAGAAGTGGGAGTG GTACCTGCAACAGAGGGGCCTCGCTGAGGGGGTGGGGCCAGTGCTGTGGCCCGCCCCCTATGggccgacagagagagacgtggCCTATAAGAGCTTCAGCCTGTCCGGGTGGGCGGGGCGCAGCGGACACGACGCACCAATGATAGCCCTGGATGCTCTGTTGGGGGCAGGGCCAGACTGGGAGGAGCTGATGGGCAGGGCAGGGTTTCATGGAG gggACAGTGACAGCACGGCGGTGATCGCCTGCTGCTGTTGGGGTCTCCTCTACGGCACGGAAGGGGTCGCCCCCAGCAACCACCTCCAGCTGGAGTACCGGGATAGACTGGAGCACAGTgcagacatactgtacacccTGTCTCACTGA